GACCGAGTAACACATCGCACTTCGGGACGATCCCAGACAGCGGGTCGTCCCCTATTCCACTGACGTCTATTGCGTTTCGCACACTCGAATACGTTGGCTCGTAATCCGCATTCTTTATCATTTTAAAATCTCCAGCCGGGAATACTCGACGGCATGATTCACGTGCCGAGAGAATTCCATGAAGCTATTTCTGTGCGAGAAGCCCTCCCAAGGCAAAGATATCGGACGAGTACTGGGGGCTACCCAACGAGGCAAGGGTTGCCTCGTTGGTGCAGGTATCACCATAACCTGGTGCATCGGTCATCTCGTTGAAGCAGCACCGCCCGATGCCTATGGCGAGCAGTACAAACGCTGGTCTATCGAGCAATTGCCCATTATCCCCGAGCGCTGGCGCGTCGACGTCAAATCCAAGACCGCCTCGCAGTTCAACGTCGTCAAAGATCTTCTGAGCAAGGCCACCGAGCTGGTCATCGCAACGGATGCTGACCGGGAAGGCGAGTTGATCGCACGTGAGATCATCGAACTGTGCGGTTATCGCGGCCCCATCCAGCGGCTCTGGTTATCGGCATTAAATGACGCGTCGATCCGCAAAGCACTGGCAACGCTCAGGCCATCAAGCGAAACCCTGCCGATGTACTTCTCGGCCTTGGCCCGTTCCCGCGCAGACTGGCTGATTGGCATGAATCTCAGTCGCCTGTTCACCGTTATGGGGCGGCAGGCCGGTTACGACGGCGTCCTCTCCGTGGGCCGGGTACAAACCCCAACGCTGAAACTGGTTGTCGATCGCGACCGCGAGATCGCATGCTTTGTCTCTGTACCGTTCTGGGCAGTCGAGACTGCACTATCGAGCGCAGGTCAATCTTTCATTGCAGCCTGGCTTGCACCAGATACAGCAACAGACGATGCCGGCCGCTGCCTGCAGGAGCCCATAGCCCGGCAGGCAGCGGAGCGCATGCGTTCAACTGGTAGCGCCCAGATCACGTCCGTCGAGACTGAACGCATGCGTGAAGGCCCACCGTTACCCTTCGATCTGGGCACGCTGCAGGAAATCTGCTCCAAACAGTTGGGGCTGGACGTGCAGGAAACCCTGGAAATCGCTCAGGCCCTGTACGAAACTCACAAAGCGACGACGTACCCGCGCTCAGACTCCGGCTATCTGCCCGACAGCATGTTCGCCGAGGTGCCCACCGTACTCGACAGTCTTCTCAAGACCGATCCTGGCCTGCGACCGCTCGTTGACCAGCTAGACCGCAACCAGCGCTCACGAGCCTGGAACGACAGCAAAGTCACGGCGCACCACGGCATCATTCCCACGCTCGAACCCGCTAACCTAGCGGCCATGAGCGACAAGGAACGGGCAGTCTATACGCTGATCCGTGCCCACTATCTGGCGCAGTTTCTGCCGCAACATGAGTTTGACCGCACCATTGCACGCTTATCCTGTGCGGGTGAAACGCTACAGGCTGTCGGCAAGCAGGTCATCGTCATCGGGTGGCGGCAGGTGCTCGCTGAGCCCAGGCCAGACGATGATGGCGAAACCACTCCGCGCAGCCAGGTTCTGCCAGCGCTGCATGAAGGTT
The genomic region above belongs to Pectobacterium colocasium and contains:
- a CDS encoding DNA topoisomerase III produces the protein MKLFLCEKPSQGKDIGRVLGATQRGKGCLVGAGITITWCIGHLVEAAPPDAYGEQYKRWSIEQLPIIPERWRVDVKSKTASQFNVVKDLLSKATELVIATDADREGELIAREIIELCGYRGPIQRLWLSALNDASIRKALATLRPSSETLPMYFSALARSRADWLIGMNLSRLFTVMGRQAGYDGVLSVGRVQTPTLKLVVDRDREIACFVSVPFWAVETALSSAGQSFIAAWLAPDTATDDAGRCLQEPIARQAAERMRSTGSAQITSVETERMREGPPLPFDLGTLQEICSKQLGLDVQETLEIAQALYETHKATTYPRSDSGYLPDSMFAEVPTVLDSLLKTDPGLRPLVDQLDRNQRSRAWNDSKVTAHHGIIPTLEPANLAAMSDKERAVYTLIRAHYLAQFLPQHEFDRTIARLSCAGETLQAVGKQVIVIGWRQVLAEPRPDDDGETTPRSQVLPALHEGLSCQIAGIDCKALKTSPPRPYTQGELVKAMKGVAKLVADPRLKQKLKDTTGIGTEATRANIIKGLLDRGYLLKKGRSVRASDAAFTLIDAVPGAIADPGMTAIWEQALDMIEAGQLTLDVFIDKQSAWITQLVQQYRGASLSIKVPQGHACPECGTAMRQRTGKSGPFWSCPRYPDCKGSQPVDNGKHKRAMPRKRNSSARAS